The segment ACAAAGGATGGGATGGAGGATTTCGGGGGTTATCTGGTCAGTCGTATGCATTACTTACTGTAATTTGTGATGGCCTTTGGATTGGGGTGGAGGTGGGCTTAATCATGATGCTACTTGTGATTTTGCTGCTGCCTTTAGCAGTAGGAGTACTGCAGTTTGCAAGCACCTGAGTCCTTTGCTCCTGCAATCCAGGTGTGTGGCATGGACTCAGTGTTTGTGTCGGAGTGCTGATGCTCTGAATGAAGGGGCTCCCTAAGTGAATGTGGATTTTGTTGTCCTCTGTGGTGATGACATTTGGCCCTGAGCTGTTGGACCTCTGGACCTGCCAGTTGCTCTGTCTTTCAGGAGTCACACGGAAGACAGCGTGCCCTCCAACAACCTCCACTGGTTCTGCAGAGAGGGAGCGGTCGGGGGTGCCTGTTGTGACTGACACAATTTGTATTGGTGACATAGCTCTGTCTGGCGTTACAGAGCCACAGGAGTCTGGGGTAATGGCTCTGGAGTATGTAGCCATTGTGAATGGTGAGAGGGCCCTATCTGGTGAACAGAGCTCATCGGATATGGGGGAACCTTTAGATTTTGTTGTTGGGGAAATTGATTTTGCAGTAGGCGATATGGAAGCATTCTGAATGATGGTGATTCTCTGTTTGGGTGGACCTCCGCTTGTGGGTATGACAGCAGTGCTGGTGAATGACTGGGCGTTTTCTGTGGTCGGGCTGGTGATCTCTagtgttgctgtgttgtgtcCATGGTCAGGAGTCACTTTAATGTGCAGCGGCTGCCCAGGGCTGTGGGTCAACACAACATCCCCAGGTTGGACGTGGTTTCCATTCTGACGAGGTTGCACTTTGCCATTCACCTGATAAGGGGCATCCTTGTTTTTAAGGAAGGGCACTCGTGCCCTCCTCATGTTGTTGTTTAGGTTATTTACATTGTTTATAAGTGAGGGGCTGCATTTGGTGAGCTGAAGCTCATTGCTGTAGTTTGCATTCTCCTCAGGTTCACTCTCGTCATACAGCTTCCCGTTCACCACTGCACGCTCCAGCGGTGCCATTGTCATGCAGGTGGGAGACATAAGGTCAAGTGGCTCTGTCTGGACTTCTTTGGTGGAAACATGCAAGTCTGAGAAACGCCTTCCATTCATGCCAGGACGAAGACTTTTGCTAAAGCGTCTGTACCTCTCAAGCTCCCGTGTAAGTGTCTCCATTTCTCTGGCCAGTTCTTTGTTTCTGACCTCTTGCTGAGTCAGTTTTCTTTGCAGTGTAGAGTGATCAGTTTTCATGCGGCAAATGGATTCCTCTGTTCCCATGTATTCATGAATCTTCTCTTTCAGAGCTGCTACCTCTCTGGTCAGATGACTAGACTTCGCCTCCTCCTCTTTTAAGCGTTTATACAGAACGTGCTCTTGGTTGCACTCTTTCTTTTCAGCCAGTTGGTACTTTGAGAGTTCTTTTTTGGATAtttccagctcctccatcaAAGCTTTAGCTTTCTCTTGTTCATTGGTAAATCTTTTCTCCAGTGATTCGAACTCctctgtttttaataaatcaccTTCTACCACCTTCATATCCTTTAATTTGCGTCTAAGACGTTCGACCTCTTGTGTCAAATCCTTTACTTTGTTGTCTTCTTGTTGGAAGCGGTTGGCAATAGGTGTCTTGATTTGCTCCTCTTTAGCTTTGTTTCTCAGGTGTTCTCTCTCTATGGTCTCTAGAGATTGCAACCTTTTCTTCATCATATTGATCTTAGACTCCAAATCATTGctcttttcctcctcagctCTCAACTTGGCTTTCAAGTCATCCCTTTCCTTTGTAGCGCTGCACATCTTTTCCTCCAGCTCGGCCTTTGACCTCAGCGCTTTCCTGCTCTCATCAATTAACTTTTCGGTGACCGACATAACTTTGTCCTGTTCAGCCTGAAGTTTGCCAGTGCTGTTTTGGACCTTGTTCTCCATTTGTTTCAGCTTTTCTGCCATTGCCTTCCTCTCATCAACCAGCATGACTGTCAGAGTCTTTAACTTGGTTAGGTCTTCCTTCAGTGTCAGCTCTGTCTTTCCCAGTTGGTTTTCAGCTGCCTCTAGTTCTTTGACCCTGACTTTCAAGACTTCTAGCTCACTGTTCAGAACCTTGGACACTGTCCTCTCCTTCTCTAGGTTGCTTTTAAGTGAGCTGCATTCCTGTTTGCTCTTGCTGAATGCATCCTCTAATTTTTCTAAGTCCATAATTCTGTGGTTCAGTTTATCAACTTCAGCCTTCAGACTTCGGCTTTGACTGGCCTCCTTCTCCAGTTTCTTGTTGAGGTCCCTGCAGTGGTCCTCCATTCTGATCAATTCTTCATCCTTTCCCTCCATTTCAAGTACCCTTTTCCGTAACTCTTCAAGCTCAGACATGAGGCTGGAGTTTCCACATTCACCTCGGCTAATTTTGTCCCTGAGCTCCTGAAGTTCCTCCTCAGCTCTGCGCAGAGTCTTATTGGTCTCCTCCAGCTCATCAAGCTGCCTACTGAGTGTTGACAGTTTCTGGCGCAGCTGCCTGTTTTGGGCATCCTCGCTGGTCAATTTGGCAGTCATGGCCTCTTGTTCCTGATGGTATCGTCCGGCTTGGTCACGCAGCTTAGCCTCCAAGCGAATGACTTTTTGCTCCTCTTCCTGCTGACGGGCATTAGCtgagctcagctcctcctgggCTTGTGAAGCACTGGCACTTAGTTCTTGGACCTTAGCTGTTTGTTGATTCAGCTGCTCGGTGAGACGCTGCTGTTCATCCACAACCATCAACGCAAATGACTTGAGTTTTGTCAGCTCCTCCTTTAGGCTTGTGatctttttgttgttctcttcGTCCTTTCGCTCTTGATAGGCCTTTTCTTGATCAATTAACAGCTTCaacctgtaaaaacaaaaacgaaaAGAGAGCAAATATGATCTTCATGCAATAAAAATTCAGAATCAGTTATTTGTGGAAGAATATTCAAAGTACAAAATAgtttcatatactgtacttatacttatacatatacatatagaCTTGCTCATTGAGTTTTGGctggttttctttgtttttatctttccAGTAAATTTTAAGGCAGTCTACTTTTAAACGAGAATTTTGtgatgtgtgtctttttttttttgcttatgtTATATATGAAAGGTCCTTAAACTCCACACTACCGCTTGTCATTCCCCACTGAGCCCACGTCTCCAAGCACTCACACATCATAACCACTGTTATTTTCCCTGCATTTCTGTAGAAGACTAAAGGTTTTATGTCATGGAAAATTTAACACATCATAAAAGCATTACTTTAACCCTCTTAAGTTGGTAGTCTAAAATACCTGtggttatttttttcccttgttTCCAACTAATTCTCATATGATTTGGAAACCTGAGTTACTGCTGTAAATAGTGGGTGTTGAGTTTAACAATCAGTGAATTTTCAAAAGTTTCCATGATATTTGAGGGTGTTGCATAAGACCTATTAAGTCCTCTgggaaattaagaaaaaaatttGGTCGCAACCAGATGGTGACCTCTAAATGTTAATCTAACCACTCAAGATCTGACACTAGCAGTAAAATACAAGGATGTCTCTGATCGAATTGAGTTTTGATAGTTATCATCATAGTTTTATAgaaagttttcttttgtcttttgtacCTTTTATAAACTACTTTTAGAACTGAAGTTGTCTGAATGCTCATAGAGTGCtaaataaatgctttaatttCTATGTACAAAACACATATGGATCTACATCGTACTCAGATGATCTGAAGGTATGCATATATCACCTGATCAAAGTGCCTACAGCTCTGGGGGATGGGATGTTATGACTGCCATGTATGCAACTGCCAGGCGTTTCCACACAGATGGCCCACTGGCATGGAACAATCCTCTAATTAAGGGGTTCCTCTACTACCAACCCCCCTTACCAAAACCACCACCACCTACCCTCcccagttttttttcttatacatTTAAAGGAATTCCCCCTGCTTCCAAAGGTAATTACAGTCCCACAGAGTTTATCCAGaaatcaccacacacacacacacaaatgcacactcTCATGGATCTCTAAATCCTCATGTACACTTGGGTTGTGGGCCATGATGTAAGTGTGTTAGGGTGGGTCActtctcagcagcagagtgtatgtcatttctttcttcagtAGCTGCAAAGGGGTGGGGGCGGGTAGGGGGATACATGTAACTGGATCCATGTGTTGCAATTAGATTCAGACCAAACACTCAATAAAATATAAGGATATGCATAATAATTAGGAATTCACTATTGGTGCGGTGAGGAGATTTGGGTTTTTGTAGCCTCGTTTCCAGAAgggaaaatgtattattgttcATTAAGAATAATGCCGTATAtgtcttttatgttttaacagtgtgaagttgagacagaaaatatatttgtctTAGATGTGCCACTCAACTAGAGTACAGCCAAAGATGTTTCGGACAAAATGACAACCATCATATACAAAgaagtacatgtactgtactgttggGTTCAACACATCCATGTGCCAATACTTGTAATATCATatcttgttttaatgtttgagtATGTCAAGCTctcatatttttaatgtttagcTTTGTTGACTTAAGCTTTGCACTTCTTATACTGTAGAAATGTAACTGATACTTTTCTCAAGGACTCTGGATTAATGTGTTCAAGTGTGTTGTAATATTCAATTTTCTTATGTAATGAATAGATTGTGTTTATGGAAACATTAAGTTACTAAACAAGCATTTCTCATGTCAAACTAGCCTGTCGCCGGTAATCACTGTTTATTCAATCTCTTATCTCAGTGACGTCTGTTTTTCTAATGATGTCATCATccaaaatagaaagaaatgcaCTTTGTTCTCTAGTAGGACTGAAACATTTGCCTATCACTTTGCTTTAGAATATTTCTTAACTCCTAAAGTGCACTCTAATTGTGTATACTGCATGCCAGGGAACATTGCATTAGAAATAGCAATTCCTTTAATAGAAAACTTAATGCGTCATAAGTCCAAAACACACCAGTGAAATCACTTTTAGCCCTTtatgagattttatttttctctattcaGGATGTATTTTGTCTCACATAAGGAAATGTTGGTCCAGATCTTTTTTCTCatcaaggacacacacatagaggAGTGTATTTGGCTGGCAGACCCACATTTGAGACCCTTTTTCTTGTAACATATCATTTAGTGCAAACCTTTAAGTGCGCATGTAATGTAGAGTTGGAGGGACAACAGACTTAGTGACCTGAGACAAGCCACACTTTAAAAAGTAGTAGTAGCTCAGTTGACCACTTTTTATCATGTAATATAAGACAGCAAAAGCAGTATATACAGGGTCAGCAAGCACATAAATAATACAGCTGATCTATATAGCATTTGTCCACATTTCCTTCCCCATGATGCTTCGTCTCGGTGTCATTAGAGAGCAGCTTGTTCATGCAGAGTTTCGTACATCTTGAAAGAACATTATTTTAGAGGAATAAATAGTAAAGTAGTGCATATAAAGCTGGTGATATAACAGATTCATGACGATCCACGTAACAAGGCACCTTACCACCCACTCTGCTTCCTGTATAATGTTTGCAATTTCAGACTGGTTTCCCAAAGCGAATAGATGCATGAACACCACCACAGGTTGTTAATACGGCATGGAAAAATGGGCTGTACAGGGGTTGCTGGGTTAGTGTGTTGAAGAGGATATTCTAAATTTACAAGACTGCTTCTGACCTCGTTTCAAATCCTGTATACAATACACGCCTTTTCGTTAAAgcaaatctaaaataaatgtcattgaaaaacaaaaggaaacatcCAGTTGGGAGCAGTCAGCCAAGCCTACAGGGGAGTCACCACTAGCTACACCAGCACATATTACAACTTTACAGAGGGCTTCCCTCTTTTTACGTGGCTTCCAAAGCTGGAAACTGTGGCTCACTCGCTGCTTAAAGCTGTGTTACACGTCCCATATGT is part of the Anabas testudineus chromosome 2, fAnaTes1.2, whole genome shotgun sequence genome and harbors:
- the filip1l gene encoding filamin A-interacting protein 1-like, translated to MVVDEQQRLTEQLNQQTAKVQELSASASQAQEELSSANARQQEEEQKVIRLEAKLRDQAGRYHQEQEAMTAKLTSEDAQNRQLRQKLSTLSRQLDELEETNKTLRRAEEELQELRDKISRGECGNSSLMSELEELRKRVLEMEGKDEELIRMEDHCRDLNKKLEKEASQSRSLKAEVDKLNHRIMDLEKLEDAFSKSKQECSSLKSNLEKERTVSKVLNSELEVLKVRVKELEAAENQLGKTELTLKEDLTKLKTLTVMLVDERKAMAEKLKQMENKVQNSTGKLQAEQDKVMSVTEKLIDESRKALRSKAELEEKMCSATKERDDLKAKLRAEEEKSNDLESKINMMKKRLQSLETIEREHLRNKAKEEQIKTPIANRFQQEDNKVKDLTQEVERLRRKLKDMKVVEGDLLKTEEFESLEKRFTNEQEKAKALMEELEISKKELSKYQLAEKKECNQEHVLYKRLKEEEAKSSHLTREVAALKEKIHEYMGTEESICRMKTDHSTLQRKLTQQEVRNKELAREMETLTRELERYRRFSKSLRPGMNGRRFSDLHVSTKEVQTEPLDLMSPTCMTMAPLERAVVNGKLYDESEPEENANYSNELQLTKCSPSLINNVNNLNNNMRRARVPFLKNKDAPYQVNGKVQPRQNGNHVQPGDVVLTHSPGQPLHIKVTPDHGHNTATLEITSPTTENAQSFTSTAVIPTSGGPPKQRITIIQNASISPTAKSISPTTKSKGSPISDELCSPDRALSPFTMATYSRAITPDSCGSVTPDRAMSPIQIVSVTTGTPDRSLSAEPVEVVGGHAVFRVTPERQSNWQVQRSNSSGPNVITTEDNKIHIHLGSPFIQSISTPTQTLSPCHTPGLQEQRTQVLANCSTPTAKGSSKITSSIMIKPTSTPIQRPSQITVSNAYD